In the genome of Cryptomeria japonica chromosome 8, Sugi_1.0, whole genome shotgun sequence, one region contains:
- the LOC131857401 gene encoding patatin-like protein 2, with protein MTTMKNLPPSDGDMITILSIDGGGVRGIIPATILEFLETQLQKLDGRDARLADYFDVMAGTSTGGLVTAMLTAPSKEKKPLYAAKDVTRFYLEHCPSIFPYRKGPSGWLQSIYTLLRGPKYSGDYLHNLVQEILRGIRLNELLTQSSSSGRVPILETFMQSSSDMVDIHASVVFQAFESEQNYLRVQESELTGEAASVDISTEQNLKKLEDIGLQLLHKPVSRVDLETGLFKPVSNEGTNSDALIRFAKKLSDERKLRMDTARNRVANL; from the exons ATGACAACCATGAAAAATCTACCACCCAGTGATGGAGATATGATCACCATTCTTAGCATTGACGGAGGAGGCGTCCGGGGAATCATCCCTGCAACTATCCTTGAATTTCTGGAGACACAGCTTCAA AAATTGGATGGTCGAGATGCTAGATTAGCTGATTATTTCGATGTCATGGCGGGGACAAGCACAGGAGGGCTTGTTACCGCAATGTTAACAGCTCCAAGCAAGGAAAAAAAACCATTGTATGCGGCCAAGGACGTTACACGGTTCTATTTGGAACATTGCCCTTCAATTTTCCCATACAGAAA GGGCCCTTCAGGATGGTTGCAATCAATTTACACTTTACTGAGAGGACCCAAATACAGTGGAGATTATCTGCACAATCTTGTTCAAGAAATATTGCGTGGCATTCGATTGAACGAACTACTAACTCAGAGTAGTTCAAGTGGGAGGGTGCCAATATTAGAGACTTTTATGCAATCAAGTTCTGATATGGTGGACATTCATGCTTCTGTGGTCTTCCAAGCCTTTGAATCTGAACAGAACTATCTCAGAGTTCAG gaAAGCGAATTGACGGGAGAGGCAGCCTCTGTTGATATCTCTACTGAGCAAAACCTTAAGAAGCTTGAAGATATAGGCCTACAACTTCTGCATAAGCCTGTTTCCAGAGTTGATTTAGAGACGGGATTATTTAAGCCAGTTAGTAATGAGGGTACCAACAGCGATGCCTTGATCAG gtttgcaaagaaactctcagaCGAAAGAAAGTTACGAATGGATACAGCTCGTAATCGTGTGGCAAATCTCTAG